From the Ictalurus furcatus strain D&B chromosome 19, Billie_1.0, whole genome shotgun sequence genome, one window contains:
- the rsph9 gene encoding radial spoke head protein 9 homolog isoform X5: MDSSTLMYSLDLVCGNGLTLSTEQKAALHTSLLILKRNYKFNRVLFWGKILGIKKDYFIAQGVGEDEMRDRKCLYSFNCMDWHLLPLATEALTAEVAVAARGRFMGEPSHEYQRTVIRHQGEGDDAVEEEVMVKVSEEKRLAVTVFTINNEVAVVPRGAYIKSPNGIVQTNRSFEGLNPTEAGKLNNYLHFSEPKNLKKKSILELADLNPSIDFLDPLIDDIPKAEIKIHQTRLRFSSLHLYSFGEPVPAAASAFCSCLTEVEPDVVFCCCNPSTSRTDAHWMFFFFIAPF; encoded by the exons ATGGACTCCAGCACTTTGATGTATTCATTGGATTTAGTGTGTGGGAACGGGCTGACCCTGAGCACCGAGCAGAAGGCAGCTCTGCACACCTCTCTGCTCATTCTGAAGAGAAATTACAAATTCAACCGAGTCCTGTTTTGGGGGAAAATCCTGGGAATTAAAAAGGATTATTTCATTGCTCAGGGGGTTGGAGAAGATGAAATGAGGGACAGGAAGTGTTTATACAG TTTTAACTGCATGGATTGGCACTTGCTCCCTCTCGCCACCGAGGCCCTGACCGCAGAGGTGGCTGTAGCGGCTCGGGGACGTTTTATGGGTGAACCATCACATGAATACCAGCGCACTGTGATACGGCACCAAGGAGAGGGAGATGATGCTGTGGAGGAGGAAGTCATG GTGAAAGTGAGTGAAGAGAAGAGGCTAGCTGTGACTGTCTTTACCATCAATAATGAGGTGGCTGTTGTACCACGTGGCGCATACATTAAGAGCCCTAATGGCATTGTACAGACTAACCGCAGCTTTGAGG GCCTGAACCCCACAGAGGCAGGAAAGTTGAACAATTATTTACACTTCTCTGAGCCCAAGAACCTGAAGAAGAAGTCCATTTTGGAACTGGCTGATCTGAATCCTTCCATTGACTTCTTGGATCCTCTAATCGATGACATTCCCAAAG cagaaatcaagattcatcagaccaggctacgtttctCCAGTCTTCATCTgtacagttttggtgagcctgtgcccgctgcagcctcagctttctgttcttgtctgacagaagtggaacctgatgtggtcttctgctgttgtaacccatccacctcaag GACtgatgctcactggatgttttttttctttattgcaccattctag
- the rsph9 gene encoding radial spoke head protein 9 homolog isoform X7, translated as MDSSTLMYSLDLVCGNGLTLSTEQKAALHTSLLILKRNYKFNRVLFWGKILGIKKDYFIAQGVGEDEMRDRKCLYSFNCMDWHLLPLATEALTAEVAVAARGRFMGEPSHEYQRTVIRHQGEGDDAVEEEVMVKVSEEKRLAVTVFTINNEVAVVPRGAYIKSPNGIVQTNRSFEGLNPTEAGKLNNYLHFSEPKNLKKKSILELADLNPSIDFLDPLIDDIPKGSWSLQFEHGSRVCVIRSLLWFGLTFFHVPVTSQHGYIYIGDGLKNMDLPFMM; from the exons ATGGACTCCAGCACTTTGATGTATTCATTGGATTTAGTGTGTGGGAACGGGCTGACCCTGAGCACCGAGCAGAAGGCAGCTCTGCACACCTCTCTGCTCATTCTGAAGAGAAATTACAAATTCAACCGAGTCCTGTTTTGGGGGAAAATCCTGGGAATTAAAAAGGATTATTTCATTGCTCAGGGGGTTGGAGAAGATGAAATGAGGGACAGGAAGTGTTTATACAG TTTTAACTGCATGGATTGGCACTTGCTCCCTCTCGCCACCGAGGCCCTGACCGCAGAGGTGGCTGTAGCGGCTCGGGGACGTTTTATGGGTGAACCATCACATGAATACCAGCGCACTGTGATACGGCACCAAGGAGAGGGAGATGATGCTGTGGAGGAGGAAGTCATG GTGAAAGTGAGTGAAGAGAAGAGGCTAGCTGTGACTGTCTTTACCATCAATAATGAGGTGGCTGTTGTACCACGTGGCGCATACATTAAGAGCCCTAATGGCATTGTACAGACTAACCGCAGCTTTGAGG GCCTGAACCCCACAGAGGCAGGAAAGTTGAACAATTATTTACACTTCTCTGAGCCCAAGAACCTGAAGAAGAAGTCCATTTTGGAACTGGCTGATCTGAATCCTTCCATTGACTTCTTGGATCCTCTAATCGATGACATTCCCAAAG GATCGTGGAGTTTGCAGTTTGAGCATGGCAGCAGGGTTTGCGTAATCCGAAGTCTGCTGTGGTTTGGTCTGACCTTCTTCCACGTGCCTGTAACCTCCCAACATGGTTACATCTACATAGGAGACGGCCTCAAGAACATGGACCTGCCTTTCATGATGTAG
- the rsph9 gene encoding radial spoke head protein 9 homolog isoform X4 encodes MDSSTLMYSLDLVCGNGLTLSTEQKAALHTSLLILKRNYKFNRVLFWGKILGIKKDYFIAQGVGEDEMRDRKCLYSFNCMDWHLLPLATEALTAEVAVAARGRFMGEPSHEYQRTVIRHQGEGDDAVEEEVMVKVSEEKRLAVTVFTINNEDAAVCLNPTEAGKLNNYLHFSEPKNLKKKSILELADLNPSIDFLDPLIDDIPKAEIKIHQTRLRFSSLHLYSFGKLYRLLCVKIPGDQQLRKYSNHPFGTNKHATIKIIEITFFPYSASPYLHDFTHCTAATRLADYIIAQMSRCTGVPNKLFCE; translated from the exons ATGGACTCCAGCACTTTGATGTATTCATTGGATTTAGTGTGTGGGAACGGGCTGACCCTGAGCACCGAGCAGAAGGCAGCTCTGCACACCTCTCTGCTCATTCTGAAGAGAAATTACAAATTCAACCGAGTCCTGTTTTGGGGGAAAATCCTGGGAATTAAAAAGGATTATTTCATTGCTCAGGGGGTTGGAGAAGATGAAATGAGGGACAGGAAGTGTTTATACAG TTTTAACTGCATGGATTGGCACTTGCTCCCTCTCGCCACCGAGGCCCTGACCGCAGAGGTGGCTGTAGCGGCTCGGGGACGTTTTATGGGTGAACCATCACATGAATACCAGCGCACTGTGATACGGCACCAAGGAGAGGGAGATGATGCTGTGGAGGAGGAAGTCATG GTGAAAGTGAGTGAAGAGAAGAGGCTAGCTGTGACTGTCTTTACCATCAATAATGAG GATGCAGCTGTCT GCCTGAACCCCACAGAGGCAGGAAAGTTGAACAATTATTTACACTTCTCTGAGCCCAAGAACCTGAAGAAGAAGTCCATTTTGGAACTGGCTGATCTGAATCCTTCCATTGACTTCTTGGATCCTCTAATCGATGACATTCCCAAAG cagaaatcaagattcatcagaccaggctacgtttctCCAGTCTTCATCTgtacagttttg gtaaactctatagactgttgtgtgtgaaaatcccaggagatcagcagttaaggaaatactcaaaccacccgtttggcaccaacaaacatgccacgatcaaaatcatagagatcacattttttccctatTCTGCCagcccgtatctgcatgattttacacattgcactgctgccacacgattggctgattacatAATTGCAcaaatgagtaggtgtacaggtgttcctaataaactgttCTGTGAGTGA
- the rsph9 gene encoding radial spoke head protein 9 homolog isoform X3, translated as MDSSTLMYSLDLVCGNGLTLSTEQKAALHTSLLILKRNYKFNRVLFWGKILGIKKDYFIAQGVGEDEMRDRKCLYSFNCMDWHLLPLATEALTAEVAVAARGRFMGEPSHEYQRTVIRHQGEGDDAVEEEVMVKVSEEKRLAVTVFTINNEDAAVCKYYSDSALVPLSSWFSLSLNPTEAGKLNNYLHFSEPKNLKKKSILELADLNPSIDFLDPLIDDIPKAEIKIHQTRLRFSSLHLYSFGKLYRLLCVKIPGDQQLRKYSNHPFGTNKHATIKIIEITFFPYSASPYLHDFTHCTAATRLADYIIAQMSRCTGVPNKLFCE; from the exons ATGGACTCCAGCACTTTGATGTATTCATTGGATTTAGTGTGTGGGAACGGGCTGACCCTGAGCACCGAGCAGAAGGCAGCTCTGCACACCTCTCTGCTCATTCTGAAGAGAAATTACAAATTCAACCGAGTCCTGTTTTGGGGGAAAATCCTGGGAATTAAAAAGGATTATTTCATTGCTCAGGGGGTTGGAGAAGATGAAATGAGGGACAGGAAGTGTTTATACAG TTTTAACTGCATGGATTGGCACTTGCTCCCTCTCGCCACCGAGGCCCTGACCGCAGAGGTGGCTGTAGCGGCTCGGGGACGTTTTATGGGTGAACCATCACATGAATACCAGCGCACTGTGATACGGCACCAAGGAGAGGGAGATGATGCTGTGGAGGAGGAAGTCATG GTGAAAGTGAGTGAAGAGAAGAGGCTAGCTGTGACTGTCTTTACCATCAATAATGAG GATGCAGCTGTCTGTAAGTATTACAGTGACTCAGCTTTAGTACCTCTTTCTTCATGGTTTAGTTTAA GCCTGAACCCCACAGAGGCAGGAAAGTTGAACAATTATTTACACTTCTCTGAGCCCAAGAACCTGAAGAAGAAGTCCATTTTGGAACTGGCTGATCTGAATCCTTCCATTGACTTCTTGGATCCTCTAATCGATGACATTCCCAAAG cagaaatcaagattcatcagaccaggctacgtttctCCAGTCTTCATCTgtacagttttg gtaaactctatagactgttgtgtgtgaaaatcccaggagatcagcagttaaggaaatactcaaaccacccgtttggcaccaacaaacatgccacgatcaaaatcatagagatcacattttttccctatTCTGCCagcccgtatctgcatgattttacacattgcactgctgccacacgattggctgattacatAATTGCAcaaatgagtaggtgtacaggtgttcctaataaactgttCTGTGAGTGA
- the rsph9 gene encoding radial spoke head protein 9 homolog isoform X1 has protein sequence MDSSTLMYSLDLVCGNGLTLSTEQKAALHTSLLILKRNYKFNRVLFWGKILGIKKDYFIAQGVGEDEMRDRKCLYSFNCMDWHLLPLATEALTAEVAVAARGRFMGEPSHEYQRTVIRHQGEGDDAVEEEVMVKVSEEKRLAVTVFTINNEVAVVPRGAYIKSPNGIVQTNRSFEGLNPTEAGKLNNYLHFSEPKNLKKKSILELADLNPSIDFLDPLIDDIPKAEIKIHQTRLRFSSLHLYSFGKLYRLLCVKIPGDQQLRKYSNHPFGTNKHATIKIIEITFFPYSASPYLHDFTHCTAATRLADYIIAQMSRCTGVPNKLFCE, from the exons ATGGACTCCAGCACTTTGATGTATTCATTGGATTTAGTGTGTGGGAACGGGCTGACCCTGAGCACCGAGCAGAAGGCAGCTCTGCACACCTCTCTGCTCATTCTGAAGAGAAATTACAAATTCAACCGAGTCCTGTTTTGGGGGAAAATCCTGGGAATTAAAAAGGATTATTTCATTGCTCAGGGGGTTGGAGAAGATGAAATGAGGGACAGGAAGTGTTTATACAG TTTTAACTGCATGGATTGGCACTTGCTCCCTCTCGCCACCGAGGCCCTGACCGCAGAGGTGGCTGTAGCGGCTCGGGGACGTTTTATGGGTGAACCATCACATGAATACCAGCGCACTGTGATACGGCACCAAGGAGAGGGAGATGATGCTGTGGAGGAGGAAGTCATG GTGAAAGTGAGTGAAGAGAAGAGGCTAGCTGTGACTGTCTTTACCATCAATAATGAGGTGGCTGTTGTACCACGTGGCGCATACATTAAGAGCCCTAATGGCATTGTACAGACTAACCGCAGCTTTGAGG GCCTGAACCCCACAGAGGCAGGAAAGTTGAACAATTATTTACACTTCTCTGAGCCCAAGAACCTGAAGAAGAAGTCCATTTTGGAACTGGCTGATCTGAATCCTTCCATTGACTTCTTGGATCCTCTAATCGATGACATTCCCAAAG cagaaatcaagattcatcagaccaggctacgtttctCCAGTCTTCATCTgtacagttttg gtaaactctatagactgttgtgtgtgaaaatcccaggagatcagcagttaaggaaatactcaaaccacccgtttggcaccaacaaacatgccacgatcaaaatcatagagatcacattttttccctatTCTGCCagcccgtatctgcatgattttacacattgcactgctgccacacgattggctgattacatAATTGCAcaaatgagtaggtgtacaggtgttcctaataaactgttCTGTGAGTGA
- the rsph9 gene encoding radial spoke head protein 9 homolog isoform X6 → MDSSTLMYSLDLVCGNGLTLSTEQKAALHTSLLILKRNYKFNRVLFWGKILGIKKDYFIAQGVGEDEMRDRKCLYSFNCMDWHLLPLATEALTAEVAVAARGRFMGEPSHEYQRTVIRHQGEGDDAVEEEVMVKVSEEKRLAVTVFTINNEVAVVPRGAYIKSPNGIVQTNRSFEGLNPTEAGKLNNYLHFSEPKNLKKKSILELADLNPSIDFLDPLIDDIPKAEIKIHQTRLRFSSLHLYSFGEPVPAAASAFCSCLTEVEPDVVFCCCNPSTSRIVEFAV, encoded by the exons ATGGACTCCAGCACTTTGATGTATTCATTGGATTTAGTGTGTGGGAACGGGCTGACCCTGAGCACCGAGCAGAAGGCAGCTCTGCACACCTCTCTGCTCATTCTGAAGAGAAATTACAAATTCAACCGAGTCCTGTTTTGGGGGAAAATCCTGGGAATTAAAAAGGATTATTTCATTGCTCAGGGGGTTGGAGAAGATGAAATGAGGGACAGGAAGTGTTTATACAG TTTTAACTGCATGGATTGGCACTTGCTCCCTCTCGCCACCGAGGCCCTGACCGCAGAGGTGGCTGTAGCGGCTCGGGGACGTTTTATGGGTGAACCATCACATGAATACCAGCGCACTGTGATACGGCACCAAGGAGAGGGAGATGATGCTGTGGAGGAGGAAGTCATG GTGAAAGTGAGTGAAGAGAAGAGGCTAGCTGTGACTGTCTTTACCATCAATAATGAGGTGGCTGTTGTACCACGTGGCGCATACATTAAGAGCCCTAATGGCATTGTACAGACTAACCGCAGCTTTGAGG GCCTGAACCCCACAGAGGCAGGAAAGTTGAACAATTATTTACACTTCTCTGAGCCCAAGAACCTGAAGAAGAAGTCCATTTTGGAACTGGCTGATCTGAATCCTTCCATTGACTTCTTGGATCCTCTAATCGATGACATTCCCAAAG cagaaatcaagattcatcagaccaggctacgtttctCCAGTCTTCATCTgtacagttttggtgagcctgtgcccgctgcagcctcagctttctgttcttgtctgacagaagtggaacctgatgtggtcttctgctgttgtaacccatccacctcaag GATCGTGGAGTTTGCAGTTTGA
- the rsph9 gene encoding radial spoke head protein 9 homolog isoform X8 gives MDSSTLMYSLDLVCGNGLTLSTEQKAALHTSLLILKRNYKFNRVLFWGKILGIKKDYFIAQGVGEDEMRDRKCLYSFNCMDWHLLPLATEALTAEVAVAARGRFMGEPSHEYQRTVIRHQGEGDDAVEEEVMVKVSEEKRLAVTVFTINNEVAVVPRGAYIKSPNGIVQTNRSFEGLNPTEAGKLNNYLHFSEPKNLKKKSILELADLNPSIDFLDPLIDDIPKAEIKIHQTRLRFSSLHLYSFGEPVPAAASAFCSCLTEVEPDVVFCCCNPSTSR, from the exons ATGGACTCCAGCACTTTGATGTATTCATTGGATTTAGTGTGTGGGAACGGGCTGACCCTGAGCACCGAGCAGAAGGCAGCTCTGCACACCTCTCTGCTCATTCTGAAGAGAAATTACAAATTCAACCGAGTCCTGTTTTGGGGGAAAATCCTGGGAATTAAAAAGGATTATTTCATTGCTCAGGGGGTTGGAGAAGATGAAATGAGGGACAGGAAGTGTTTATACAG TTTTAACTGCATGGATTGGCACTTGCTCCCTCTCGCCACCGAGGCCCTGACCGCAGAGGTGGCTGTAGCGGCTCGGGGACGTTTTATGGGTGAACCATCACATGAATACCAGCGCACTGTGATACGGCACCAAGGAGAGGGAGATGATGCTGTGGAGGAGGAAGTCATG GTGAAAGTGAGTGAAGAGAAGAGGCTAGCTGTGACTGTCTTTACCATCAATAATGAGGTGGCTGTTGTACCACGTGGCGCATACATTAAGAGCCCTAATGGCATTGTACAGACTAACCGCAGCTTTGAGG GCCTGAACCCCACAGAGGCAGGAAAGTTGAACAATTATTTACACTTCTCTGAGCCCAAGAACCTGAAGAAGAAGTCCATTTTGGAACTGGCTGATCTGAATCCTTCCATTGACTTCTTGGATCCTCTAATCGATGACATTCCCAAAG cagaaatcaagattcatcagaccaggctacgtttctCCAGTCTTCATCTgtacagttttggtgagcctgtgcccgctgcagcctcagctttctgttcttgtctgacagaagtggaacctgatgtggtcttctgctgttgtaacccatccacctcaag gtaa
- the rsph9 gene encoding radial spoke head protein 9 homolog isoform X2, giving the protein MDSSTLMYSLDLVCGNGLTLSTEQKAALHTSLLILKRNYKFNRVLFWGKILGIKKDYFIAQGVGEDEMRDRKCLYSFNCMDWHLLPLATEALTAEVAVAARGRFMGEPSHEYQRTVIRHQGEGDDAVEEEVMVKVSEEKRLAVTVFTINNEVAVVPRGAYIKSPNGIVQTNRSFEGLNPTEAGKLNNYLHFSEPKNLKKKSILELADLNPSIDFLDPLIDDIPKEIKIHQTRLRFSSLHLYSFGKLYRLLCVKIPGDQQLRKYSNHPFGTNKHATIKIIEITFFPYSASPYLHDFTHCTAATRLADYIIAQMSRCTGVPNKLFCE; this is encoded by the exons ATGGACTCCAGCACTTTGATGTATTCATTGGATTTAGTGTGTGGGAACGGGCTGACCCTGAGCACCGAGCAGAAGGCAGCTCTGCACACCTCTCTGCTCATTCTGAAGAGAAATTACAAATTCAACCGAGTCCTGTTTTGGGGGAAAATCCTGGGAATTAAAAAGGATTATTTCATTGCTCAGGGGGTTGGAGAAGATGAAATGAGGGACAGGAAGTGTTTATACAG TTTTAACTGCATGGATTGGCACTTGCTCCCTCTCGCCACCGAGGCCCTGACCGCAGAGGTGGCTGTAGCGGCTCGGGGACGTTTTATGGGTGAACCATCACATGAATACCAGCGCACTGTGATACGGCACCAAGGAGAGGGAGATGATGCTGTGGAGGAGGAAGTCATG GTGAAAGTGAGTGAAGAGAAGAGGCTAGCTGTGACTGTCTTTACCATCAATAATGAGGTGGCTGTTGTACCACGTGGCGCATACATTAAGAGCCCTAATGGCATTGTACAGACTAACCGCAGCTTTGAGG GCCTGAACCCCACAGAGGCAGGAAAGTTGAACAATTATTTACACTTCTCTGAGCCCAAGAACCTGAAGAAGAAGTCCATTTTGGAACTGGCTGATCTGAATCCTTCCATTGACTTCTTGGATCCTCTAATCGATGACATTCCCAAAG aaatcaagattcatcagaccaggctacgtttctCCAGTCTTCATCTgtacagttttg gtaaactctatagactgttgtgtgtgaaaatcccaggagatcagcagttaaggaaatactcaaaccacccgtttggcaccaacaaacatgccacgatcaaaatcatagagatcacattttttccctatTCTGCCagcccgtatctgcatgattttacacattgcactgctgccacacgattggctgattacatAATTGCAcaaatgagtaggtgtacaggtgttcctaataaactgttCTGTGAGTGA